Genomic DNA from Fusobacterium varium:
CTATCTGTTCAAATATTTTTATAAGTTCTCCACTCTTTTCTCCCACTACTACTAATTTTCTATATTTTTCTGGAAATAAACTATTTTCTTCCATTACTTCACTTAATTGTTGTCCATCAAATAATGATTTTTCTAATCTTTCAATCTCTTTTTTTATAACAGTATTGTCGAAAAAATCTCTTAATAATTTCAAAATATCAAGTATTAACATTCCAGAAGAAAGCATAATAGAAATATTTTTAGAAAATCTTATAATATAGTTTCCTATTATAAAATCTCTTACTAAAGGAATCTTTAATAACACTCTATCTAAATATTCTTTTGTTCTACTATTACTTTTAATGTTTTTTAAAGAAAAAATTATTATTATTAATATACATATAATTATGAAAATAATACCATAAAAATTCTCACTCACCTTTATTAAAATTCTAGTAAGAAGTGGTAACTCTGTTTTGCTTTCTTCAAAAATTTTAATAAAATTTGGAAAAACAAAGATCATTAAAAATGTTAAAATCAAAACTGAAAAAGTTAAAACAATACAAGGATAAAAAGCAACTTCTTTTAATTTTTTTACTACTGCTAATTCCAATTCTAGATGTTCACAAATTTTTTTTAAATTCTCAACTAAGTTCCCAGAAATATCTCCTAAATTAACCATTCCAACATAAAAATTCCCAAACACCTTCTTGTTTTTTATAAAAACTTCTCCTATACTATCTCCATTTAAAAGATTTTCTCTCATCTCTTTTAAAATATTTTTAAAAGAACTTTTATACTGCCCCTCTTGAATCTCAAAAACCTTTATAATACTAATTCCACTT
This window encodes:
- a CDS encoding type II secretion system F family protein, coding for MGKYKYKAYDKYGKLRKGILVAKDEKELKIFLRKERLRLKEFFEIKENVKISKIEILNFTKEIIIMLESGISIIKVFEIQEGQYKSSFKNILKEMRENLLNGDSIGEVFIKNKKVFGNFYVGMVNLGDISGNLVENLKKICEHLELELAVVKKLKEVAFYPCIVLTFSVLILTFLMIFVFPNFIKIFEESKTELPLLTRILIKVSENFYGIIFIIICILIIIIFSLKNIKSNSRTKEYLDRVLLKIPLVRDFIIGNYIIRFSKNISIMLSSGMLILDILKLLRDFFDNTVIKKEIERLEKSLFDGQQLSEVMEENSLFPEKYRKLVVVGEKSGELIKIFEQIAKLEEERIENSIKKLLTLVEPILIIVLGLILSIIIIAIYLPIFNMSNLIY